One Bacillota bacterium genomic window, CTCCCGGGCATGATGGGCATGGTCATGGCCACGGTGGCGTCGGGGAAACCCGATCGATCGCCGGGATGGGTTGTGGTCGCGAGCTTCCTCGGAGTGTTTCTTGCGTGTCACGTGTTGTTGGGCAGAGGGCGCCGCGCTGGTGACCCCGTGATCTTCTCGCTGGTGGCTTTTCTCTCCGGTCTGGGTTTGGCCGAGGTGCTCAGGCTCGACCCAGGACTCGCTGTGAGGCAGGTGGGACATCTCGCGGTGGGGGCTGGCCTCACTTGGATGCTGGTGAGGTATACTCCAGGGATCCGGGTGCTCGAGAGATACAGGTTCATCGCGGCTGCGACGGCCTGCTTGCTCCTGGCGAGCACAATAGCGTTCGGTGTCGAAGTGGGCGGCGCCAAGTCGTGGCTCGACCTCGGGTTCGTTGCCGTTCAACCGTCGGAGGCCGCCAAGATCCTCATGGTATCGTTCTACGCAGGCTACTTGAAGGACACGAAGGCGCTCTTGAGGAGATCATCAAGGAGGCTCCTGGGCCTACCCCTGCCTGACCTGTCGTACTCAGGGCCCCTTGCCATGATGTGGGCTCTTGCCCTGGTCCTTCTGGTGTTTCAGAGAGATCTCGGCGCAGCTCTGCTGTTTTTCGGCGTCTTTCTGCTGATGATGTACGCGGCCTCGGGGAGGGTTTCATACGTGCTGGGTGGGGCGGCTCTCTTGGCCGTGGGCGGATTCGCGTGTTCCTGGATGTTTCCGCATGTG contains:
- a CDS encoding FtsW/RodA/SpoVE family cell cycle protein, translating into MHQATWDRDEPGYSDTLLATALLPGMMGMVMATVASGKPDRSPGWVVVASFLGVFLACHVLLGRGRRAGDPVIFSLVAFLSGLGLAEVLRLDPGLAVRQVGHLAVGAGLTWMLVRYTPGIRVLERYRFIAAATACLLLASTIAFGVEVGGAKSWLDLGFVAVQPSEAAKILMVSFYAGYLKDTKALLRRSSRRLLGLPLPDLSYSGPLAMMWALALVLLVFQRDLGAALLFFGVFLLMMYAASGRVSYVLGGAALLAVGGFACSWMFPHVRARFVVWLNPWRFVDSSGYQNVQSMFAVAAGGLIGVGPGRGMAHVIPASATDFVFAAICEEMGLVGGLAVIASYALLVHRGLLWASRSSDDFRALLAAGLTCLIGLQSLTIIGGVLGLVPLTGVTLPFVSYGGSSMITSFVALGLLLRIAWEEREERAREERRVGVDG